A window from Zingiber officinale cultivar Zhangliang chromosome 7A, Zo_v1.1, whole genome shotgun sequence encodes these proteins:
- the LOC122002907 gene encoding 40S ribosomal protein SA-like, which translates to MAATRVLSQREQDIQMMLAADVHLGTKNCDFQMERYVYKRRPDGIFIINLGKTWEKLQLAARVIVAIENPQDIIVQSARPYGQRAVLKFAQYTSAHPIAGRHTPGTFTNQLQTSFSEPRLLILTDPRTDHQPIKESALGNIPTIAFCDTDSPMRYVDIGIPANNKGKLSIGCLYWLLARMVLQMRGTIAPGRKWEVMVDLFFYRDPEEAKEQEETEAPVAPEFGAVPEYTGMVPTDNWTTQQWTSDIPATTAIPAVTGADWTADQGVVADGWDMAAAPPPAAEIPAVAAPTGWDPAVDTAHIAPSGWD; encoded by the exons ATGGCGGCGACGAGAGTTCTCTCGCAGAGGGAGCAGGACATCCAGATGATGCTGGCGGCGGACGTCCACCTTGGAACCAAAAATTGCGACTTCCAGATGGAGCGATACGTCTACAAGAGACGACCTGATG GTATTTTCATAATCAATCTTGGGAAAACTTGGGAAAAGCTTCAGCTTGCAGCTAGAGTGATTGTGGCAATTGAGAATCCCCAAGATATCATTGTTCAGTCTGCCAGGCCTTATGGTCAGAGAGCTGTGCTGAAATTTGCCCAATATACCAGCGCCCATCCTATTGCTGGGAGGCACACTCCTGGAACATTTACCAATCAACTTCAGACATCCTTCAGCGAACCTCGTTTGCTCATTCTCACGGATCCAAGGACAGACCATCAG CCAATCAAGGAATCGGCTCTCGGTAACATTCCTACTATTGCCTTTTGCGACACCGATTCACCAATGAGATATGTTGACATTGGTATTCCTGCTAATAACAAGGGAAAACTAAGCATTGGTTGCCTCTACTGGTTGTTGGCAAGGATGGTTCTGCAAATGCGTGGGACCATTGCCCCTGGGCGTAAGTGGGAAGTAATG GTAGATCTGTTTTTCTACAGAGACCCTGAGGAGGCCAAGGAACAGGAAGAAACTGAAGCTCCTGTGGCACCTGAATTTGGTGCCGTACCTGAATACACTGGAATGGTGCCTACCGATAACTGGACCACCCAGCAATGGACGTCTGATATTCCAGCTACTACTGCCATTCCTGCAGTGACTGGTGCCGACTGGACTGCTGACCAAG GTGTTGTTGCCGATGGATGGGATATGGCAGCAGCCCCACCCCCAGCTGCTGAAATTCCTGCAGTAGCTGCTCCCACAGGATGGGATCCTGCTGTCGATACTGCTCACATTGCACCCTCAGGATGGGATTGA
- the LOC122002908 gene encoding probable histone acetyltransferase HAC-like 1, translating to MNAHAFSGQMANQMSSQMPVPPQQIGNYMSSQMQNLGPRPLDPELQEARKTMQQKIYNALLKRNQTSSEEWVRKLPEIVRRLEERIYKDTPTREDYLNLALEPIENRLSSIIKNVVSHSRSLPHQNLPSSTASTMIPTPGISNNIGINASVSVQPENPTLTGINNAIAPQNTTNMGNFTSYGLNDAGTVSSSYHQQSANYALGAGGRSMMPSVTPSNMSRQFPQMIPTPGFNNQHVAASSESSNVVGISNTDTAVAQHPLQQKKYIVNQNSHMLHQIGAGIRSNVIHQSSPYGLSNGLANGTFGLVGNNGSATSEGFVGPPPYVSSLKPLQKNFDQQQHQLREPTSLSHQLSSIVDDVYNSNATNATSSETFPGPDSSVLSAMNNMNAVNLHPKLRTNSGLLNHHASLQSMRLPLNVRAQFLDQSEKLNYQSSQSTSENLLQSPQHAEQSSQQPSQAYPQYVPNQYQLLRRHQGSIQNQQLMPKTDSLRDSSVASHFAEQLIPGNAKIVYSDPLIQSSSAQDQSQTQYHQIGSSEDHAKSVQFLGHLGSQGFHVSVSEDSQPLLHPNVQSDGFSDKFDHLSTELQAEDLQFQWNSQPLHAQMPDKLSCQQLEEELERTIRQDDPQRCDLSTRDVNSEHEDYINKQNYIKQVRWLLFIHHARRCPAPKGLCKEANCTKVQELVLHMDTCKNDHCNFPRCFQSRKLVGHIRNCKVPDCPVCIPVRNHLAANYKAHAHALSGTAGETETKKVTETIKKDTMPTENFEDKEYLAKRLKVQNTTFSPNNDFSRVQFSSGNQASDPQEAQSLEFKQTLPAISEVIVKMDESSGSRQDKKPTLSSTSNGFVSSPNWKKDPIVTKSVDVHVKQESMLVDNMPDQSVSNIQQDHENLQTDLVSGNKSGKPKIKGVSLIELFTPEQIKEHIVGLRQWVGQSKAKAEKNQALERSMTENSCQLCAVEKLTFDPPPIYCSPCGARIKRNAFYYTVGTGETRLYFCIPCYNEARGDTIEAEGSTFLKARLEKRRNDEETEEWWVQCDKCESWQHQVCALFNGRRNDGEAEYTCPNCCVEEIEKGERKPLPETAVLGAKDLPRTILSDHIEQRLFRQLKQERQERARQLGKSYDEVPGAEGLVVRVVSSVDKKLEVKQRFLEIFQEENYPKEFPYKSKAILLFQKIEGVEVCLFGMYVQEFSSECSFPNQRRVYLSYLDSVKYFRPEIKAVSGEALRTFVYHEILIGYLEYCKKRGFTSCYIWACPPLKGEDYILYCHPEIQKTPKSDKLREWYLTMLRKASKENIVVELINLYDHFFTTMGECKARVTAARLPYFDGDYWPGAAEDMINQLRQEEDGRKQLKKGKTKKTITKRALKAAGQTDLSGNASKDALLMQKLGETICPMKEDFIMVHLQYSCTHCCILMVSGTRWVCNQCKNFQLCDRCHEAELRIEERDKHPPNSREKHLLYPVEINDVAYDTKDKDEILESEFFDTRQAFLSLCQGNHYQYDTLRRAKHSSMMILYHLHNPAAPAFVTTCNVCHRDIESGLGWRCESCPDFDVCNDCYKKGGIDHPHKLTNHPSMADRDAQNKEARAKRVLQLRKMLDLLVHASQCRSPQCQYPNCRKVKGLFRHGIQCRTRASGGCVLCKKMWYLLQIHSRACKESECSVPRCRDLKEHLRRLQQQSDSRRRAAVMEMMRQRAAEVAGST from the exons ATGAATGCACATGCCTTCTCTGGGCAGATGGCTAACCAGATGTCTAGCCAAATGCCTGTTCCGCCCCAGCAGATTGGAAACTATATGTCATCCCAGATGCAGAATCTCGGACCTAGACCATTGGATCCTGAACTTCAAGAGGCTCGAAAAACCATGCAACAGAAGAT CTATAATGCACTTCTAAAAAGAAACCAAACGTCTTCTGAAGAGTGGGTACGGAAGTTACCAGAAATTGTTAGGCGTTTGGAGGAGCGTATATACAAGGATACTCCCACTAGG GAAGATTATTTGAATTTAGCTTTAGAACCAATCGAAAACCGTTTATCATCAATAATCAAGAATGTTGTCAGTCACAGTCGATCTTTGCCGCATCAGAATTTACCTTCCTCAACTGCTAGCACAATGATTCCAACTCCGGGCATATCCAACAATATTGGTATTAATGCTTCTGTTTCAGTTCAACCAGAGAACCCTACACTTACTGGCATCAATAATGCTATTGCTCCTCAAAATACAACAAACATGGGAAATTTTACCTCATATGGTCTTAATGATGCTG GAACAGTTTCAAGTAGTTACCATCAACAATCTGCCAATTATGCTCTTGGTGCAGGTGGAAGAAGTATGATGCCCTCAGTAACACCAAGTAACATGTCAAGACAATTTCCTCAGATGATACCAACTCCTGGATTTAATAATCAACATGTAGCTGCCAGTTCTGAGTCTTCTAATGTAGTCGGAATTTCTAACACTGACACTGCTGTGGCTCAACATCCACTCCAGCAAAAAAAATACATAGTAAATCAGAACAGCCATATGCTGCATCAAATTGGTGCTGGAATAAGGTCCAATGTTATTCACCAGAGTTCCCCCTATGGGCTCTCAAATGGACTTGCAAATGGTACATTTGGTTTAGTTGGGAACAATGGCTCTGCAACATCAGAGGGTTTTGTAGGCCCACCTCCTTATGTTAGTTCTTTAAAGCCCCTGCAGAAGAACTTTGATCAGCAACAACACCAACTAAGAGAGCCAA CATCATTGTCACATCAACTATCATCTATCGTTGATGATGTCTACAACTCAAATGCAACTAATGCTACATCCTCTGAGACATTTCCTGGACCTGATTCATCTGTTTTATCTGCAATGAACAACATGAATGCTGTAAATTTGCATCCTAAGTTAAGAACCAACTCAGGTTTGCTAAATCATCATGCTAGTTTACAATCAATGAGGCTTCCTTTGAATGTAAGAGCCCAATTTCTCGATCAATCAGAGAAATTGAATTACCAGTCATCCCAGTCAACCAGTGAAAATTTACTACAATCACCACAACATGCAGAACAGTCTTCACAGCAGCCTAGTCAAGCTTACCCGCAGTATGTTCCGAACCAGTATCAACTATTACGGAGACATCAAGGTAGCATACAGAACCAACAATTGATGCCAAAGACTGATTCATTGAGAGATTCCTCAGTGGCTTCACATTTTGCCGAGCAGCTAATACCTGGTAATGCAAAAATAGTCTATTCCGATCCTTTGATTCAGTCATCATCTGCACAGGACCAGTCTCAGACACAATACCACCAGATTGGTTCTTCTGAGGACCATGCTAAAAGTGTTCAATTCCTTGGTCATCTGGGATCTCAAGGTTTTCATGTCTCAGTTTCAGAGGATTCACAACCTCTGCTGCATCCAAATGTGCAGTCTGATGGATTTTCAGACAAGTTTGATCATTTGTCAACTGAACTGCAAGCAGAGGATCTCCAGTTTCAGTGGAATTCTCAACCATTACATGCACAGATGCCAGATAAATTATCTTGTCAACAACTTGAGGAGGAGCTGGAAAGAACAATAAGGCAAGATGACCCTCAGCGATGTGATCTATCTACCAGAGATGTGAACTCTGAACATGAAGACTATATAAACAAGCAAAATTATATTAAACAAGTAAGGTGGCTGCTATTTATACACCATGCTCGCCGGTGTCCAGCACCGAAGGGATTATGCAAAGAAGCTAACTGCACCAAAGTTCAAGAGTTGGTTTTGCATATGGACACCTGTAAGAATGACCACTGTAATTTTCCACGCTGTTTCCAATCTAGGAAACTTGTTGGGCATATTCGCAATTGCAAAGTGCCTGATTGTCCTGTCTGCATCCCAGTGCGCAACCATTTAGCTGCAAATTATAAAGCACATGCTCATGCTTTATCTGGTACCGCTGGGGAAACTGAAACAAAAAAGGTTACTGAAACAATAAAAAAAGATACCATGCCAACTGAAAATTTTGAGGACAAAGAGTATTTGGCTAAGCGCCTGAAGGTTCAAAATACAACCTTTTCTCCTAACAATGATTTTTCACGAGTTCAGTTTTCATCTGGGAATCAAGCATCTGATCCCCAGGAGGCACAGTCTTTGGAATTCAAACAAACTCTTCCTGCTATTTCTGAGGTGATTGTGAAGATGGATGAATCTTCTGGATCCAGGCAAGACAAAAAACCAACTCTTAGCAGTACAAGCAATGGGTTTGTAAGTTCACCAAACTGGAAAAAAGATCCTATTGTTACTAAGTCTGTTGATGTTCATGTGAAACAAGAGAGCATGTTGGTTGATAACATGCCAGACCAGTCAGTCAGTAATATCCAGCAGGATCATGAAAACCTACAAACAGATTTAGTTAGTGGAAATAAATCAGGAAAGCCAAAAATAAAAGGTGTTTCATTGATCGAACTGTTCACTCCcgaacaaattaaggagcacatAGTTGGTCTGAGGCAATGGGTTGGTCAG AGTAAAGCAAAAGCTGAGAAGAATCAAGCATTGGAGCGCTCAATGACAGAGAACTCATGCCAGCTTTGTGCAGTAGAAAAACTCACTTTTGACCCCCCTCCAATATATTGTTCCCCATGTGGCGCTCGAATAAAACGAAATGCTTTTTATTATACAGTTGGGACTGGTGAAACCCGTCTTTACTTCTGTATTCCTTGTTATAATGAAGCCCGTGGTGACACTATAGAGGCTGAAGGATCTACTTTCTTAAAAGCAAGGCTAGAGAAGAGGAGAAACGATGAGGAAACTGAAGAATGG TGGGTGCAGTGTGATAAATGTGAATCTTGGCAACACCAAGTATGTGCTCTTTTTAATGGTCGAAGAAATGATGGTGAAGCAGAATATACTTGCCCTAATTGCTGTGTGGAGGAGATAGAGAAAGGGGAACGAAAGCCCTTGCCTGAAACTGCTGTTCTTGGTGCAAAAGATTTGCCTAGAACTATACTGAGTGATCACATAGAGCAGCGGCTTTTTAGACAGCTtaagcaggagaggcaagagagaGCTAGGCAGCTTGGGAAAAGTTATGATGAG GTGCCTGGTGCTGAAGGACTTGTGGTTAGAGTTGTATCATCTGTTGATAAAAAATTGGAAGTAAAGCAGCGTTTTCTTGAGATATTTCAGGAAGAAAATTACCCAAAAGAGTTCCCCTATAAATCCAAG GCTATATTGCTGTTTCAGAAAATAGAAGGTGTAGAAGTATGCCTTTTTGGGATGTATGTTCAAGAATTTAGTTCAGAATGTTCATTTCCTAATCAGAGGCGTGTCTATCTATCATATCTAGACTCTGTTAAGTACTTCAGGCCTGAGATCAAGGCAGTGAGCGGGGAAGCTTTGCGAACTTTTGTCTATCATGAAATTCTG ATTGGATACCTTGAGTATTGCAAGAAACGGGGCTTTACTAGCTGTTATATATGGGCTTGTCCTCCTTTGAAGGGTGAAGACTACATATTATACTGCCATCCTGAGATTCAGAAGACTCCAAAATCTGACAAACTTAGGGAGTG GTACTTGACAATGCTACGAAAAGCTTCTAAGGAGAATATTGTTGTTGAGCTGATAAATTTATATGATCATTTCTTTACAACTATGGGTGAGTGCAAGGCCAGAGTAACTGCAGCTCGTTTACCATATTTCGATGGAGATTATTGGCCTGGTGCAGCTGAGGATATGATAAACCAACTTCGTCAAGAAGAAGACGGTAGAAAACAACTGAAGAAAGGAAAAACCAAAAAGACTATTACGAAAAGGGCTTTAAAAGCTGCTGGCCAGACTGATCTTTCTGGAAATGCCTCTAAGGATGCCCTGCTAATGCAAAAA CTTGGCGAAACTATATGCCCTATGAAGGAAGATTTTATAATGGTCCATTTACAATATTCCTGTACACATTGTTGTATATTAATGGTATCTGGGACGCGATGGGTTTGCAATCAATGCAAAAACTTTCAACTTTGTGATAG GTGTCATGAAGCAGAACTAAGAATTGAGGAAAGGGATAAACATCCTCCTAATAGTAGGGAAAAGCATCTGCTATATCCA GTTGAAATTAATGATGTTGCATATGACACAAAGGACAAAGATGAGATTCTTGAAAGTGAGTTTTTCGACACTAGGCAGGCATTTCTGAGCCTTTGTCAAGGGAACCACTATCAGTATGATACGCTACGGCGTGCTAAGCATTCATCTATGATGATCTTATACCATCTCCACAATCCTGCTGCCCCTGCATTTGTTACCACATGCAATGTTTGCCACCGTGATATTGAATCTGGTTTGGGGTGGCGTTGTGAAAGTTGTCCCGATTTTGATGTATGCAATGATTGTTATAAAAAAGGTGGTATTGACCATCCACATAAGTTGACTAATCATCCATCAATGGCGGATCGTGATGCACAAAATAAAGAAGCTCGAGCAAAACGTGTTTTACAG CTTAGGAAAATGTTGGATCTTTTGGTGCACGCTTCCCAGTGTCGCTCTCCTCAATGCCAATATCCAAATTGCCGCAAAGTTAAAGGTCTTTTCCGCCATGGAATTCAATGCAGGACGCGTGCTTCTGGAGGCTGTGTTCTGTGTAAGAAGATGTGGTACCTCCTCCAAATACATTCTCGCGCCTGTAAAGAATCAGAATGCAGTGTACCGCGGTGCAG GGATTTGAAAGAGCACTTGAGAAGATTGCAGCAGCAGTCTGATTCCAGAAGGCGGGCAGCAGTGATGGAGATGATGCGACAACGGGCAGCTGAGGTTGCAGGGAGCACTTGA
- the LOC122002910 gene encoding casein kinase I-like: MDHVIGGKFKLGKKIGSGSFGELYHGANIKSGEEVAVKLESVKTKHPQLHYESKVYTLLQGGTGIPHLKWFGVEGEYNIMVIDILGPSLEDLFNYCNRKFSLKTVLMLADQIINRVEYMHSKAFLHRDIKPDNFLMGLGRKANQVYIIDYGLAKKYRDFQTHKHIPYRENKNLTGTARYASVNTHLGIEQSRRDDLESLGYMLMYFLRGSLPWQGLKAGNKKQKYDKISEKKMLTSVEALCKSFPLEFTSYFHYCRSLRFEDKPDYSYLRRIFRDLFIREGYQFDYVYDWTILNYPQMGANPRLPQVSDRNGATVPFSERPEGTSGPMIRDRFSAAVETLAWMNASGSGHHGDNSKRKSPNHVLLSSKQAVDSEKIRPSSRNGSTSRRATASSGRPSSVEPSNARNGRTSGIFSSGSRPSSSSHQRVQQPAGESSFSRTAAAAAVRGTRNESLLRSFDLLSLGNAEKARGRSKQKANQSPILPP; the protein is encoded by the exons ATGGATCACGTGATCGGTGGAAAATTTAAACTTGGGAAAAAGATCGGTAGCGGTTCTTTTGGCGAGCTCTACCATG GTGCTAACATTAAAAGTGGAGAAGAAGTGGCAGTTAAGCTG GAATCTGTGAAGACCAAGCATCCTCAACTTCATTATGAATCAAAGGTGTATACACTTCTCCAAGGAGGAA CTGGAATCCCCCATCTGAAATGGTTTGGTGTAGAAGGAGAATATAACATTATGGTCATTGATATTCTTGGTCCTAGTCTTGAGGATTTGTTCAACTACTGCAATCGGAAGTTCTCATTGAAAACAGTATTAATGCTTGCAGATCAGATA ATAAACCGGGTTGAATATATGCACTCAAAGGCTTTTCTTCATCGTGATATAAAGCCAGATAACTTTCTTATGGGCCTTGGTCGTAAAGCAAATCAG GTTTATATTATTGATTATGGTCTTGCAAAGAAATACAGGGATTTCCAAACCCATAAGCACATACCTTACCG AGAGAACAAGAACCTTACAGGAACTGCAAGATATGCAAGTGTTAATACACATTTAGGAATTG AGCAAAGCCGAAGAGATGATTTAGAATCTCTTGGTTATATGCTTATGTATTTTTTAAGAGGAAG CCTTCCTTGGCAAGGGCTAAAAGCTGGCAATAAAAAGCAAAAGTATGATAAGATTAGTGAAAAGAAAATGCTTACTTCTGTGGAG GCACTTTGCAAGTCATTTCCATTAGAATTTACGTCTTACTTCCACTACTGTCGATCCTTGCGGTTTGAAGACAAGCCAGATTATTCTTACCTGAGGAGGATATTTCGTGACTTATTTATTCGAGAAG GATATCAGTTTGATTATGTTTACGATTGGACTATATTGAATTATCCTCAGATGGGTGCTAACCCTCGACTGCCT cAAGTGAGTGATAGGAATGGAGCTACGGTCCCGTTCTCTGAAAGGCCTGAAGGAACTTCAG GACCCATGATTCGTGATAGATTCTCAGCTGCAGTTGAAACACTCGCGTGGATGAATGCCTCCGGCTCCGGTCATCACGGTGACAATTCCAAGCGCAAATCTCCCAATCACGTACTGTTATCGTCGAAGCAAGCT GTTGATTCAGAGAAAATCCGCCCATCATCTCGCAACGGAAGTACTTCAAGGAGGGCTACTGCATCTAGCGGCAGACCCAGTTCCGTTGAGCCTAGCAATGCACGAAACGGAagaacaagtggtatattttcaAGCGGCAGCCGACCATCCAGCAGTAGTCATCAAAGAGTTCAGCAGCCTGCAGGAGAATCATCCTTCTCCAGAACAGCAGCCGCAGCCGCTGTTCGAGGAACTCGTAACGAATCTCTTCTCCGCAGCTTCGATCTCCTCTCTCTCGGCAACGCCGAGAAGGCAAGAGGCAGAAGCAAACAAAAAGCAAACCAATCTCCTATCCTTCCACCATAA
- the LOC122002911 gene encoding 40S ribosomal protein S24-1-like, producing MADSKAVTIRTRKFMTNRLLSRKQFVIDVLHPGRANVSKAELKDKLANLYEVKDPNTIFVFKFRTHFGGGKSTGFGLIYDTLENAKKYEPKYRLIRNGLATKVEKSRKQMKERKNRTKKIRGVKKTKAGDAAKAGKKK from the exons atggCAGATTCGAAGGCGGTCACCATTCGCACTCGCAAGTTCATGACCAATCGCCTTCTTTCCAGGAAGCAATTC GTCATCGATGTTCTTCACCCTGGGAGAGCCAACGTCTCCAAG GCGGAATTGAAAGATAAGTTAGCGAACCTTTATGAAGTGAAGGATCCTAATACAATCTTTGTGTTCAAATTCCGGACCCACTTTGGAGGTGGCAAATCGACGGGATTCGGTTTGATCTATGACACCTTAGAGAATGCAAAGAAGTATGAGCCCAAGTATCGGCTTATTAGG AATGGCCTTGCAACTAAGGTAGAAAAATCCAGGAAGCAGATGAAGGAAAGGAAAAACAGGACAAAGAAGATCCGCGGCGTTAAGAAG ACAAAGGCAGGAGATGCTGCTAAGGCAGGAAAGAAGAAATGA
- the LOC122002912 gene encoding uncharacterized protein LOC122002912 — translation MALRLAACFGLAASESPSTGAGPSSTTSIYETRRGPAALTWSRAAFGLALRAEIRLSDDEHFTFSIRPSLLWGRRGSRRFRVRDRRRVDFAWDLSRAVFSSGRSVRPEPAGGFFVAVAVDGVMLLVAGDLVEEAYRKTRARRPKAPFLLPPLAARRELAAVEDLVGRGTYHTVALCGRREREISIDLGAKEAGRDSRMSVAVDGEQVFHVRCLQWKFRGSERLEIEGGTRMQVSWDLHDWLFKSKASPSSDAAAARVCGVFLFRFEDDVSPNSSVKDLPFDEDSRNGIHKVPAFEETETSTGYGGADRAATPPRWRQHRSRSSSSASSASTASSSTVTGWSSLEELELQKPEGFSLLVHIFKS, via the coding sequence ATGGCTCTCCGATTGGCAGCCTGCTTCGGGCTCGCCGCATCGGAGTCACCGTCGACGGGCGCCGGGCCAAGTTCTACGACTTCGATCTACGAGACCCGTCGCGGCCCGGCCGCCCTCACATGGTCCCGCGCCGCCTTTGGTCTCGCCCTCCGCGCCGAAATTCGCCTCTCCGATGACGAGCACTTTACGTTTTCCATACGGCCGTCGCTCTTGTGGGGGCGGAGGGGATCGCGGCGGTTTCGCGTCAGGGACCGCCGCCGCGTTGATTTCGCGTGGGATCTCTCGCGGGCGGTTTTCTCGTCGGGCCGATCGGTCCGCCCCGAGCCCGCCGGTGGGTTCTTCGTCGCTGTCGCGGTCGATGGCGTGATGCTCCTCGTCGCCGGCGACCTCGTCGAGGAGGCGTACAGGAAAACGCGAGCTCGGCGGCCAAAAGCCCCCTTTTTGCTTCCGCCTCTGGCCGCGCGTCGGGAGCTGGCAGCGGTAGAGGACCTTGTCGGCAGGGGCACGTACCACACAGTGGCGCTGTGTGGACGCCGGGAGCGGGAGATCTCGATCGACTTGGGTGCCAAGGAAGCCGGACGGGATTCTAGGATGTCGGTGGCCGTCGACGGCGAGCAAGTTTTCCACGTCCGCTGCCTCCAATGGAAGTTCCGAGGGAGTGAGAGGCTGGAGATCGAGGGCGGCACTCGGATGCAAGTCTCCTGGGACCTCCACGACTGGTTATTCAAGAGCAAGGCCTCCCCCAGCAGCGACGCCGCGGCGGCGAGGGTGTGCGGCGTGTTCTTGTTCCGATTCGAGGATGACGTGTCGCCGAACAGCTCGGTCAAAGATCTCCCCTTTGATGAGGATTCAAGGAACGGAATCCACAAAGTTCCCGCCTTCGAGGAGACCGAGACCAGCACTGGCTATGGCGGAGCAGATAGAGCGGCAACTCCTCCTCGTTGGCGTCAGCATAGGAGTCGGAGCTCGTCGTCGGCCTCTTCTGCATCCACGGCGAGCAGCTCGACGGTGACGGGGTGGTCGAGTCTCGAGGAGCTGGAATTGCAGAAGCCAGAAGGGTTCTCGTTGCTGGTGCACATCTTCAAGAGCTAA